The following proteins come from a genomic window of Nostoc sp. TCL26-01:
- a CDS encoding DUF1565 domain-containing protein, with amino-acid sequence MAQTFYVNPGTGIDTNPGNQQAPFKTITQALKVAAPDTIIQLADGKYSTDSGEVFPLTVPVGVKVIGNEANKGSNIFIEGGGSYLSRTFAAQNVTFVLLNNAELRGVTVTNPASRGSGAWIESTTPTVANSTFINCKREGVFATGDANPVIIGNIFTQNAANGMAIAKNSKGQIQDNSCFKTGFGIAISDTASPILTNNKIYENRSGIVISGSARPILRNNLIENNTEDGLTVIGSSAPDIGSNSSPGGNVLRNNVKFDLQNVSSNRLVSVGNQLDTTKVSGNVELIVSQVPTPTPTPIPTPVPAPTPIPTPTPVPTPIPAPTPIPAPNPTPIPIPAPTPIPAPTPTPIPTPTPSPIPVPTIPVDEPEPTPIPTPTPIPVPTPTPIPVPTPTPTPTPTPSAIDLKDIGNHWAAPFIRELVRQGIVNGFPDRTFKPDATMTRAQYAALIVKAFNPSPNRAVIKFKDVPENFWAAKAILQAYQGLFLSGYPDNTFHPNQNIQRVQVIVSLVNGLGLGLSADVAKALKVFADQAKIPDYAKDEVAKAIEKEIIVNYPTLKQLNPTRDATRGEVVAIVYQALVDANRVAAIDSPYIVSA; translated from the coding sequence ATGGCTCAAACTTTTTACGTAAATCCAGGTACAGGCATCGATACCAACCCCGGTAATCAACAAGCACCATTCAAAACCATCACCCAAGCTTTGAAAGTTGCCGCACCTGACACGATAATTCAATTGGCAGATGGTAAGTACAGTACCGATAGTGGTGAGGTTTTTCCTCTCACAGTTCCTGTTGGTGTTAAAGTTATCGGCAATGAAGCGAACAAAGGCAGCAATATTTTCATAGAAGGTGGTGGTAGCTATCTCAGCCGCACTTTTGCAGCACAAAATGTCACTTTTGTCTTACTGAATAATGCCGAACTTCGCGGTGTAACTGTGACAAACCCCGCCAGTCGCGGTAGTGGTGCTTGGATAGAATCAACTACCCCCACCGTAGCTAATTCCACATTTATTAACTGTAAGCGCGAGGGAGTATTTGCTACAGGCGATGCTAACCCTGTGATTATTGGTAATATATTTACACAGAACGCCGCTAACGGAATGGCGATCGCCAAAAATTCTAAAGGGCAGATACAAGATAATAGCTGTTTTAAAACAGGTTTTGGTATCGCCATCAGTGATACAGCATCACCCATACTCACCAATAACAAAATTTATGAAAACCGTTCTGGCATAGTCATCTCAGGTAGTGCGCGTCCTATATTGCGGAACAATCTCATCGAAAACAACACCGAGGATGGTTTAACAGTAATTGGTAGTTCTGCACCAGATATCGGTAGCAACAGTAGCCCAGGCGGTAACGTTCTCCGTAACAACGTTAAATTCGATTTACAAAATGTTAGTTCTAATAGGTTGGTTTCTGTTGGTAATCAGTTAGATACAACTAAGGTTAGCGGCAATGTAGAGCTGATTGTTAGTCAAGTTCCTACACCAACGCCAACACCTATACCAACGCCAGTACCAGCGCCAACCCCCATCCCAACACCAACACCAGTACCAACACCTATACCAGCACCAACACCCATACCAGCGCCAAACCCAACACCTATACCCATACCAGCACCAACACCCATACCAGCGCCAACCCCAACACCCATCCCAACGCCAACCCCATCACCTATACCAGTACCGACAATACCTGTTGACGAACCAGAACCAACACCTATACCAACGCCAACACCTATACCCGTACCAACACCAACTCCCATACCTGTACCCACTCCAACACCCACGCCTACCCCAACCCCCAGTGCTATAGACTTAAAAGATATTGGTAATCACTGGGCTGCACCTTTTATCCGGGAACTAGTCAGACAGGGAATAGTTAATGGTTTTCCAGATCGCACATTTAAACCCGATGCAACAATGACGAGGGCGCAATATGCTGCTTTAATCGTCAAAGCCTTCAACCCATCACCAAATCGGGCTGTGATTAAATTTAAAGATGTACCAGAAAACTTTTGGGCAGCGAAAGCTATTTTACAGGCGTATCAAGGTTTATTTCTGTCTGGTTATCCTGATAACACCTTCCATCCTAATCAGAATATTCAGCGTGTGCAGGTGATAGTCTCCCTCGTCAATGGATTAGGATTGGGCTTATCTGCCGATGTTGCTAAAGCCCTGAAAGTGTTTGCGGATCAAGCGAAAATTCCGGATTATGCCAAAGATGAGGTAGCTAAGGCCATAGAGAAGGAAATTATCGTCAATTATCCAACTCTCAAACAACTTAATCCTACACGAGATGCTACACGCGGGGAAGTAGTAGCGATCGTTTATCAAGCTTTGGTAGATGCAAATCGTGTAGCGGCGATTGACTCACCTTATATTGTTTCTGCTTGA
- a CDS encoding PEP-CTERM sorting domain-containing protein (PEP-CTERM proteins occur, often in large numbers, in the proteomes of bacteria that also encode an exosortase, a predicted intramembrane cysteine proteinase. The presence of a PEP-CTERM domain at a protein's C-terminus predicts cleavage within the sorting domain, followed by covalent anchoring to some some component of the (usually Gram-negative) cell surface. Many PEP-CTERM proteins exhibit an unusual sequence composition that includes large numbers of potential glycosylation sites. Expression of one such protein has been shown restore the ability of a bacterium to form floc, a type of biofilm.), with protein MFQYKLLSNNFLKNFVSGVLRGGLIALVSCLSISVQSKSVEASQIFRDQFDNGIVDTSLYSSINNAVISESNGRMDVAMNNVGDGMLISLDNTNFAVNCFELFFEADLFSVGQGINIDFLLSGVQEGDDLNVSFSITKTASIVAQVVIIDKDGKIIGVSAKKFPDLNINGVHTVRYDPKIFSAGWKVDDKGGAPVDVLEFFKNFLNQNISDQDIKDKRIKQVVIDLISTTNRDPIISIDTLQVEDTHPVPEPNSSLAFLLLLGAASTLKRKLKPFKSTVRELEKAS; from the coding sequence ATGTTTCAATATAAATTATTAAGCAACAACTTTTTAAAAAATTTTGTATCAGGAGTATTACGGGGAGGACTAATTGCTCTAGTTAGTTGTCTTAGTATCAGCGTACAATCTAAATCTGTTGAAGCTAGTCAAATATTTAGAGATCAATTTGACAATGGTATTGTCGATACATCTCTATATTCTTCTATTAATAATGCTGTTATATCTGAATCAAATGGAAGAATGGATGTTGCAATGAATAACGTCGGAGACGGAATGTTAATTTCTCTCGATAATACTAATTTTGCAGTCAATTGTTTTGAATTGTTTTTTGAAGCAGATTTATTTAGTGTAGGGCAAGGAATTAATATTGATTTTCTTTTATCTGGAGTACAAGAAGGTGACGATCTAAATGTTTCATTTTCCATAACTAAAACTGCTTCAATAGTTGCTCAAGTAGTTATTATAGATAAAGATGGAAAGATTATTGGAGTAAGTGCCAAAAAATTTCCGGATTTAAATATAAACGGAGTACATACCGTAAGGTATGATCCTAAAATATTTAGTGCTGGTTGGAAAGTAGATGATAAAGGTGGTGCGCCTGTGGATGTTTTGGAATTTTTTAAAAATTTTTTAAATCAAAATATCTCCGATCAAGATATAAAAGATAAAAGAATTAAACAAGTTGTTATCGATTTAATATCAACAACAAATCGAGATCCAATTATTAGTATAGATACGCTTCAAGTAGAGGATACTCATCCTGTCCCTGAACCCAACTCCAGCCTAGCTTTCCTCCTTCTGCTAGGCGCAGCTTCAACCCTCAAACGCAAACTAAAGCCCTTTAAATCCACTGTGAGAGAACTAGAAAAAGCATCCTAA